CGAACTGCAGCACGCGCCCGCCGGTCAGCAGGCTGTCGACGGCATTGATCAGCGCATAGATGGCCGCGGCCGTCAGCAGTAGGCCGTTGACCCCGAGCACGATCGGCTCGAGATGCCAGAACCCCATGGTGAAGCGCTCCACGAGCCGGCGGTTGCCGAGGTCACCGGCAGCGGAGGCAGCGATCAGGTTGGCCACCAGCAGCGACACCAGGGTCATCAGGGCATCGATCAGCGAATACACGCCGTCGAACACGATCGCGAACGAGCCCGACAGCAGCCCCGCCACGATGCCCAGCGCCGCCGCCAGCACGATCACCGTGATCGAGAAGCGCAGCACCTCCTGCTCGGAATCGGCACGCAGCCGCCACCACGGAATCCTGTCGACCGGCATGCATCCTCCTCGATGGCGCAGGCTAGCGCATCGCACGGTCACGGAGCGGGATGCTGGTCGCGGCGGATCACGCTGATCCGGCCGTCGACTTCCAGCACCGCCTGGCGCACGTCGCGCAGGTCGTCGATGCCGTGGCCGCGCAGCGCCGCGGCGAGCTCCTCGTCGGTGAGCTTCTCGCGGCGCAGGTTGTCCTCGAGCACCTGGCCTTCGTGGATCAGGAGCGTCGGCGTGTCCTGGGCGACGCGGCGGAAGCGCGGAAAGTGGTATTCGGCCAGGTTGAACAGGTAATCCCAGAGCACGATCACCAGGATCTTCAGCATCAGGTCGAGCGTCGAGGTCGCCTCGCCGAGGACCGCGCTGGCCGCGATGCTGCCGATCACCACCAGCGCGAGGATGTCGTTGGGCGCGAGGTTGCCGGTCTGCCGCTTGGGCACGACGCGCAGCACCAGGGCCAGGCCGAG
This portion of the Luteimonas yindakuii genome encodes:
- a CDS encoding DUF421 domain-containing protein, with amino-acid sequence MEGTFGLQTPIWEIVLRASVVYLGLALVLRVVPKRQTGNLAPNDILALVVIGSIAASAVLGEATSTLDLMLKILVIVLWDYLFNLAEYHFPRFRRVAQDTPTLLIHEGQVLEDNLRREKLTDEELAAALRGHGIDDLRDVRQAVLEVDGRISVIRRDQHPAP